A DNA window from Chloroflexota bacterium contains the following coding sequences:
- a CDS encoding glycosyltransferase family 4 protein translates to MKIGLVSPYDYSFPSGVVNHIAYLAHNFIQYGHKVKIIAPFPKGGTRYFEEEVTPIGKPLPVPFAGAIARVPVSPWLPAQMGEILANEDFDILHLHEPFTPMLCLSALLKSKSINVGTFHACHTKPRVYWLGRPIFRRWLPRLHGKIAVSKPALEYVSRHLPGDYHIIPNGIDAEHFCLNGPGRKELVDGKINILFVGRLERRKGLGYLLDACAKVKRSFPNLRLIVVGPGIMLRLRYEKLVEDMDLTDNVVFTGFVPSDELPSYYHSADVFCAPATGGESFGIVLLEAMACGKPVVATNIQGYASVLAHGEEGLLVPPRDEESLAHALLSLVNDKALRLKMGAKGRIKAEKYSWPNIARQVIDYYNSLHDSCA, encoded by the coding sequence GTGAAAATTGGCTTAGTTTCCCCCTACGACTATTCCTTCCCAAGTGGAGTTGTCAACCACATCGCTTATCTGGCCCATAACTTCATCCAATATGGGCATAAGGTCAAAATAATAGCCCCTTTTCCGAAAGGAGGAACCCGCTACTTCGAAGAAGAGGTTACCCCTATAGGCAAGCCCTTACCTGTCCCATTTGCTGGTGCTATCGCCAGAGTCCCTGTATCCCCCTGGCTACCTGCGCAAATGGGTGAAATCTTGGCCAACGAGGACTTTGATATTCTTCACCTCCACGAACCTTTCACACCTATGCTCTGTTTAAGCGCCCTCCTTAAGTCGAAATCCATAAATGTTGGCACTTTCCACGCCTGCCATACTAAGCCACGAGTCTACTGGCTAGGCAGACCTATTTTTAGGAGGTGGCTACCAAGGTTGCATGGCAAAATCGCCGTTTCTAAACCGGCGCTAGAATATGTGAGTCGGCATCTGCCAGGTGACTACCATATCATCCCAAATGGTATCGATGCCGAACACTTTTGTCTTAACGGCCCTGGGCGGAAAGAACTCGTTGATGGCAAGATAAACATCCTCTTCGTCGGTCGGCTTGAAAGGCGAAAGGGCCTAGGCTATTTACTCGATGCATGCGCCAAGGTAAAGCGCAGTTTTCCCAACTTACGGCTAATTGTAGTTGGCCCAGGCATTATGTTACGCCTTAGATATGAAAAACTGGTCGAGGACATGGACCTAACTGACAATGTGGTTTTTACTGGTTTTGTTCCCAGCGATGAACTACCTTCATACTATCACAGTGCTGATGTTTTCTGTGCCCCGGCTACCGGTGGTGAAAGCTTCGGCATAGTCTTGCTAGAAGCTATGGCATGCGGAAAACCAGTAGTTGCCACTAACATTCAAGGCTATGCTAGCGTCTTGGCTCACGGTGAGGAAGGATTGCTTGTGCCACCCCGAGATGAGGAATCTTTGGCTCACGCCCTGCTATCCCTCGTGAATGACAAAGCCTTGCGTCTCAAGATGGGTGCCAAGGGGAGGATTAAAGCCGAAAAATATAGCTGGCCAAACATCGCACGACAAGTTATAGATTACTATAACAGCTTGCATGATAGCTGTGCGTAA
- a CDS encoding inositol-3-phosphate synthase produces the protein MGKINVAIIGVGNCASSLVQGVHYYRKTKEGEFVPGLMHINLGGYHIGNINFVAAFDIDKNKVGKDLAEAIFTRPNNTFKFCDVPNTGVKVTRGMTHDGLGKYLSQIITKSSGSTANIVSILKETKTDVVVNFLPVGSEEATKWYIEQVLAAGCGFINCIPVFIAREPYWYKRFAEAGLSIIGDDIKSQVGATITHRVLTRLFRDRGVKLERTYQLNFGGNTDFYNMLERERLESKKISKTNAVTSQLDYEIEPENIYVGPSDYVPWLADRKFCYIKMEGCTFGDVPLNLELKMEVWDSPNSAGVVIDAIRCCKLAMERGLVGTIVAPSAYFMKSPPIQYSDDEARRRVENFIAGKEQQTPICLPEIVNEKAKES, from the coding sequence ATGGGAAAAATAAATGTTGCTATAATAGGTGTCGGCAATTGTGCCTCTTCGCTTGTTCAGGGCGTCCATTACTATAGAAAAACCAAAGAAGGTGAATTTGTGCCCGGGCTAATGCATATTAATCTTGGCGGCTACCATATAGGCAATATCAACTTCGTAGCTGCCTTTGACATAGATAAAAATAAAGTCGGTAAGGATCTAGCCGAAGCCATTTTCACTCGACCTAATAATACTTTTAAGTTTTGCGATGTACCTAACACAGGGGTCAAGGTAACTCGAGGCATGACCCATGATGGGTTAGGGAAATATTTGTCGCAAATAATCACAAAGTCATCAGGGTCTACAGCTAATATTGTTAGCATTCTTAAAGAAACAAAAACAGACGTGGTGGTAAATTTTCTGCCAGTGGGAAGTGAGGAGGCAACCAAGTGGTACATAGAGCAAGTACTGGCTGCTGGCTGTGGCTTTATTAACTGCATACCAGTCTTCATTGCTCGTGAACCGTACTGGTATAAACGCTTCGCCGAGGCAGGATTATCAATTATCGGTGACGACATCAAATCTCAGGTCGGAGCTACAATTACCCATCGCGTATTAACAAGGCTATTTCGTGACCGTGGAGTCAAGCTGGAAAGAACTTATCAGCTTAACTTTGGCGGCAATACTGATTTCTATAACATGCTGGAACGTGAGCGCCTGGAGTCAAAGAAAATTTCCAAAACTAATGCCGTCACCTCCCAGCTAGATTATGAGATTGAGCCCGAAAACATCTATGTCGGCCCCAGCGACTACGTGCCATGGCTAGCCGACCGTAAGTTCTGTTACATTAAAATGGAAGGTTGCACCTTTGGTGACGTCCCCCTCAATTTAGAGCTTAAGATGGAGGTATGGGATAGTCCAAACTCCGCTGGGGTAGTTATTGATGCCATAAGGTGTTGCAAATTAGCCATGGAGAGGGGTCTAGTTGGAACTATAGTAGCTCCTAGTGCCTACTTCATGAAGTCACCACCCATCCAATATTCTGACGATGAAGCCCGAAGACGAGTTGAGAACTTCATCGCTGGCAAGGAGCAACAAACACCAATTTGCCTCCCTGAGATAGTCAACGAGAAGGCAAAGGAAAGTTAG
- a CDS encoding universal stress protein — protein MANRMFKLQEILVPLDGSGEAESVLPYLRDLAPRFGSNVHILGVGIGRRTRRVNRLLEDYINRIASGLHSDNIKAEPVIHYGIAADKILDFAVENGIDLIIMATHGRSGVTRWWMGSVAEKVISEATAPVLLVRSKRPSKTATAGKLHFLHRILAPLDGSDIGEAALPYAETLATNSGDPISLLQVVSPPGTVEASLLGGPDWRKFVKAMCDAGEDYLKNIAERLNGKGIISTYEVVTGDSADKIVEYADDKRVSLIAMSTHGRTGLARWVLGSIADKVLHGARMPILLVRSPKMIIPKPRG, from the coding sequence ATGGCGAATAGGATGTTTAAACTGCAGGAGATCTTAGTTCCTTTAGACGGTTCTGGGGAGGCTGAAAGTGTACTTCCTTACCTTAGAGACCTAGCGCCAAGATTTGGTTCCAACGTGCACATTTTAGGTGTGGGCATCGGCAGAAGGACACGCCGTGTAAACCGCCTCCTTGAAGATTACATAAACAGAATCGCAAGTGGTCTACACAGCGACAATATCAAAGCTGAACCGGTGATCCATTATGGTATTGCAGCGGACAAAATCCTTGATTTTGCCGTAGAAAATGGAATTGATTTGATCATCATGGCCACACATGGGCGAAGCGGTGTCACGCGTTGGTGGATGGGAAGCGTAGCTGAAAAGGTGATAAGTGAAGCTACAGCCCCGGTTCTGCTTGTTCGAAGCAAACGACCCAGTAAAACCGCGACTGCTGGAAAGCTACACTTTCTTCACAGAATACTTGCACCTTTAGATGGCTCAGACATTGGTGAAGCAGCCCTACCTTACGCCGAAACACTAGCTACAAATTCGGGAGATCCGATCAGCTTGCTCCAGGTTGTCTCACCACCCGGAACAGTAGAGGCCAGTTTACTCGGTGGTCCGGACTGGAGAAAGTTTGTCAAAGCCATGTGTGATGCTGGCGAAGATTATCTGAAGAACATCGCTGAAAGACTAAACGGCAAGGGCATTATATCCACATACGAAGTGGTCACTGGTGACTCCGCTGACAAAATAGTAGAATATGCCGATGATAAAAGGGTTAGCTTGATAGCCATGTCAACCCATGGTCGAACGGGTCTTGCTAGGTGGGTATTAGGTAGCATAGCCGACAAGGTGTTACACGGTGCCAGAATGCCCATATTATTAGTTAGGTCACCCAAGATGATTATCCCCAAACCAAGGGGATAG
- a CDS encoding histidinol phosphate phosphatase domain-containing protein produces MLYDFHTHTFYSDGILSPIELIRRALVKGYSAVAITDHVALGSLSRVIKEISDDCALARAYWDILAIPGVELTHIPPQAISEVAKRAKEIGAWLVVVHGETPVEPVEKGTNLAAVQSPYVDILAHPGLITPEEASIASRNNIFIELTARRGHSTANAHVASVSQKAKARLIVSSDAHDENDLLTPTSVESILHQANINPRQRPQIIDRNPLLLIEKVNKSS; encoded by the coding sequence GTGCTTTATGACTTTCACACCCACACTTTTTATAGCGATGGTATTTTATCACCGATCGAACTAATCCGTCGTGCTCTTGTCAAAGGCTATTCAGCTGTTGCTATTACCGACCATGTAGCCCTTGGCTCACTTAGCAGGGTAATCAAGGAAATAAGTGATGATTGCGCTCTAGCCAGAGCTTATTGGGACATCCTAGCCATTCCCGGTGTAGAACTTACTCATATTCCGCCTCAGGCTATCTCTGAGGTGGCTAAGAGAGCCAAAGAAATAGGGGCTTGGCTAGTAGTGGTGCACGGCGAAACACCTGTAGAACCAGTAGAGAAAGGCACTAACCTTGCCGCTGTCCAATCTCCCTACGTTGATATCTTGGCCCACCCAGGCCTGATAACACCTGAAGAAGCCTCTATTGCATCCCGAAATAATATCTTTATTGAACTCACAGCTCGAAGAGGACATTCTACAGCCAATGCTCATGTTGCTTCAGTAAGCCAAAAAGCAAAAGCAAGACTTATAGTTAGCTCTGATGCTCACGATGAAAATGACTTACTGACGCCGACCTCAGTGGAGTCTATCCTTCATCAGGCAAACATAAACCCGCGGCAACGCCCACAAATTATTGACCGCAACCCCCTGCTTTTAATTGAGAAAGTTAACAAGTCGTCTTGA
- the truB gene encoding tRNA pseudouridine(55) synthase TruB, translating into MSIDGILNVNKPEGKTSSNVVVWLRRLTGEKYVGHGGTLDPIATGVLPVCFGQATRVTRFLTDSSKTYLAHIELGITTDTFDRQGKIIERRDPGAITVTQIEEALTNFQGVIEQVPPAYSALKHQGRRYYELARAGIPIELKPRQIKIIDIELINYKPPLITINVECSKGTYIRSLAHDMGQYLGCGAHIKNLTRLRCGPFPVEDALSLPQIEDAFQKGSWKESLYPMDSPLSNWEAIIVDKRNELAIRNGRSLSLDEAFLSSEKHCRAYNLDGYLIAVLHFIPEKKLWHPEKVFRLPQVSCSEQKGACQIYRFSEQEICYNNKNKTDS; encoded by the coding sequence ATGAGCATTGACGGGATTCTCAACGTCAACAAACCAGAAGGCAAGACCTCTTCCAATGTGGTAGTTTGGCTTAGACGCCTTACTGGAGAGAAATATGTCGGACATGGTGGTACACTGGATCCAATAGCTACAGGTGTGCTACCAGTTTGTTTTGGTCAGGCGACCCGAGTTACCCGATTTCTAACTGATAGCAGCAAGACATACCTCGCCCATATTGAACTAGGCATAACTACGGATACCTTTGACAGGCAAGGTAAAATAATCGAGCGCAGAGACCCCGGTGCCATCACCGTGACCCAGATAGAGGAAGCCCTTACCAATTTTCAAGGCGTAATTGAGCAAGTACCTCCAGCATACAGCGCTTTGAAACACCAGGGAAGACGATACTATGAACTCGCGCGTGCTGGCATACCAATAGAACTGAAACCAAGACAAATCAAAATTATCGACATAGAGCTTATTAACTACAAGCCACCGCTAATAACAATCAATGTGGAATGCAGCAAGGGCACCTACATACGCTCCTTAGCTCATGACATGGGACAATACCTGGGCTGTGGCGCTCATATAAAAAACCTTACCCGCTTACGATGTGGGCCATTTCCCGTTGAAGACGCATTATCTCTGCCCCAAATTGAAGATGCCTTTCAGAAGGGCTCTTGGAAAGAGTCTCTTTATCCCATGGACAGCCCGCTTTCAAACTGGGAGGCAATCATTGTCGACAAAAGAAATGAGCTCGCTATTAGAAACGGCCGTTCATTGTCTTTAGATGAAGCCTTCCTGTCTTCAGAGAAACACTGCCGTGCCTACAACCTTGATGGATATTTAATAGCTGTGCTGCATTTTATCCCTGAAAAAAAGCTATGGCATCCAGAAAAGGTTTTTCGCCTTCCACAAGTCAGCTGCTCAGAGCAAAAAGGGGCATGCCAGATTTATCGGTTTTCAGAGCAAGAAATCTGCTATAATAACAAAAATAAAACGGATAGTTAA
- the rbfA gene encoding 30S ribosome-binding factor RbfA yields MTRRTERVSSIIQQEISDLLRDQVNDPRLASLISITKVSTSPDLRHAKVFISTMGDKVNKNEILQGFAAASGFFRRQLANRLNLKHMPELSFHLDDSIERGAEVIRLIEQVASRDTENEDEH; encoded by the coding sequence ATGACACGACGCACTGAGCGGGTAAGCAGCATAATTCAGCAGGAAATCAGCGATTTACTCCGAGATCAAGTCAATGACCCTAGGCTTGCCAGCCTTATTTCAATAACCAAAGTTTCGACATCCCCTGACTTGAGACATGCCAAAGTGTTTATTAGCACTATGGGAGATAAGGTGAACAAAAACGAAATATTGCAGGGCTTCGCTGCTGCTTCAGGTTTTTTTCGCAGGCAATTGGCCAACCGTTTAAACTTAAAGCACATGCCTGAGCTTAGCTTTCATCTTGATGACTCTATTGAGCGGGGAGCCGAAGTTATAAGACTAATCGAGCAGGTTGCTTCAAGAGATACCGAAAACGAAGATGAGCATTGA
- the infB gene encoding translation initiation factor IF-2 has product MTSKKQESIVDQEQNSQEVKTGSQVRTHVSLPTALSVKQLADLLHVSAVDIIKQLMRDGVMANINQAIDFDTAAVVAAHFGYEAKKQPVSTQIKRPVPTGGGKLSPRPPVITIMGHVDHGKTSLLDAIRQSNVIATEAGAITQHIGAYQVEVDSRKITFLDTPGHEAFTAMRARGTQVTDIAVLIVAADDGVMPQTIEAINHARAADVPIVVAINKIDKPNANPDKVKQQLADLGLHIEEWGGDIVCVPISAKKKQGIDELLENLLLVADILELKAEHDCPAEGIVIEARLDKTRGPVATLLVQKGILKPGDILAISNIWGRIKAMFNELGKHLKKAEPAMPVEVLGLNAVPHAGDSFKVVSTEREARILLEKQKDTQQKVTTRARTLSLSDLSTQISAGQIKELNIILKTDVQGSIEPIRDSLEQLGDEKVKVRVIHSGSGSITESDVLLALASKGIIIGFNSRPEPGAQRLAEAERISIRHYNIIYEVVKDVDKALKGMLEPTYAEVIEGQAEVLAVFGTGKKGKAGGVSVKEGKLKRDALARVIRRGESIHESRISSLRRFKEDVKDVATGFECGIKIEGFSDFQVGDIIQSYRQEAVR; this is encoded by the coding sequence TTGACTAGCAAGAAACAAGAATCGATCGTCGACCAAGAACAGAATAGCCAGGAAGTTAAGACTGGTTCACAGGTACGGACTCATGTTAGCCTTCCCACAGCTCTCAGCGTGAAGCAATTGGCTGACCTTCTACACGTTAGTGCAGTCGACATTATCAAGCAGCTCATGCGAGACGGTGTTATGGCCAATATTAACCAGGCTATAGATTTTGATACCGCGGCAGTTGTAGCTGCTCATTTCGGCTATGAAGCTAAAAAACAGCCGGTTTCGACCCAAATAAAACGGCCTGTGCCAACAGGTGGTGGCAAACTTTCCCCACGCCCACCAGTGATCACCATTATGGGACATGTTGACCATGGTAAGACAAGCCTACTCGATGCCATCCGCCAAAGCAATGTAATCGCCACCGAAGCCGGTGCTATTACCCAACACATAGGAGCTTACCAAGTCGAGGTGGACTCACGAAAAATTACTTTTCTGGACACGCCAGGGCATGAAGCTTTCACTGCCATGAGAGCCAGAGGGACTCAAGTTACTGACATAGCTGTCCTAATAGTAGCTGCTGATGACGGAGTGATGCCCCAAACCATAGAAGCTATAAACCATGCCCGAGCCGCTGATGTGCCTATAGTAGTCGCCATCAACAAAATTGACAAACCAAACGCCAATCCAGATAAAGTGAAACAACAACTGGCAGATTTAGGCTTGCATATTGAGGAGTGGGGAGGCGACATTGTATGCGTGCCAATATCAGCCAAGAAAAAACAAGGTATAGACGAGCTTCTGGAAAATCTTCTTCTGGTCGCTGATATACTGGAGCTTAAAGCTGAGCACGATTGTCCAGCAGAGGGTATAGTAATTGAAGCTAGACTTGACAAAACCAGGGGGCCAGTAGCTACCCTTCTGGTCCAAAAGGGCATACTCAAGCCCGGCGATATCCTTGCTATTAGCAATATATGGGGCAGAATCAAGGCTATGTTTAATGAGCTGGGTAAACACCTTAAAAAAGCTGAACCAGCCATGCCTGTAGAAGTTCTTGGGCTAAACGCAGTCCCACATGCTGGAGACTCTTTCAAAGTTGTGAGCACCGAGCGTGAAGCAAGGATACTCTTGGAAAAACAAAAGGACACACAGCAAAAAGTCACAACTCGCGCCAGGACTTTGAGCCTGAGTGACCTTTCAACCCAAATCAGCGCCGGACAGATAAAGGAGCTCAACATAATTCTTAAAACAGATGTCCAAGGCAGCATCGAACCTATAAGGGATTCTCTAGAGCAACTGGGTGATGAGAAAGTTAAAGTTAGAGTCATCCACTCGGGCAGCGGAAGCATTACAGAAAGCGATGTACTACTGGCATTAGCCTCTAAAGGAATAATCATCGGCTTTAACAGCCGACCAGAACCAGGGGCACAGCGATTGGCCGAAGCAGAAAGAATAAGCATTCGGCATTACAATATAATCTACGAAGTGGTAAAGGATGTGGACAAGGCCCTAAAAGGTATGCTCGAGCCAACCTATGCTGAGGTTATCGAAGGGCAGGCAGAAGTACTGGCTGTCTTTGGCACAGGAAAAAAGGGCAAGGCAGGTGGGGTTTCAGTCAAAGAAGGTAAGTTAAAACGAGATGCTTTAGCTAGGGTCATACGTCGAGGCGAGTCAATACACGAATCCCGCATCAGCAGCCTAAGGCGGTTCAAGGAAGATGTTAAAGATGTGGCCACTGGCTTTGAATGTGGCATTAAAATAGAGGGCTTCTCAGATTTCCAAGTTGGCGATATTATCCAATCCTACCGGCAGGAAGCAGTACGCTAA
- a CDS encoding YlxR family protein, translating to MPERSCVACREKRGKKELIRLICSGGSVKIDNKGKEVGRGAYLCPIRECWEIGLKSNRLEYALRAKLTLENRQVLVEYGKSLPKKGESLI from the coding sequence ATGCCTGAGCGTAGCTGCGTAGCTTGCCGAGAAAAAAGGGGTAAAAAGGAATTAATACGACTCATCTGTAGCGGTGGCAGTGTAAAGATAGATAATAAGGGTAAAGAGGTAGGCCGAGGGGCTTATTTATGCCCAATACGCGAGTGCTGGGAGATAGGACTGAAAAGTAATCGCTTAGAGTATGCTTTGCGGGCTAAGCTCACTTTGGAAAATCGCCAAGTGCTGGTAGAATATGGCAAGAGCCTACCCAAAAAGGGGGAGAGCCTGATTTGA
- the nusA gene encoding transcription termination/antitermination protein NusA: MKTEFMVALTQLSAEKHLPKEVVLAAIESALASAYRKDTFVSGQDISAKINPSTGEVKVYVRKTVVEKPTDLLHEIAIAEAKKIERNAQIGEIVSIESTPPNAGRIAAQTARQVILQRLHEAEHHAIFEEFTGKEGDIVTAMVQRITPEQIHIDLGKAEAILTSSEQVHNERYRIGQRLKLYVLEVTKTTRGPQILVSRSHRNLLRRLFELEIPEIYGGTIEIKSIAREAGHRSKVAVAARQEGIDPVGCCVGLRGIRIQNIVNELHGEKIDVVEWADDPAVFIANALSPAQASNVELNESENTATVAVPDKQLSLAIGKEGQNARLAAKLTGWRIDIKSSSAIEAEKASLGKEAVTEEELPGPIPVSKAEVITEQEPAGDEESVEVATAPADFELVLAAEITSPAKSAEARQIRFAEDILQTKLTKTKRKKSGKKETDLVEGKSKPKKARQKWVASSEEDEIEEQ; this comes from the coding sequence ATGAAGACCGAATTCATGGTTGCCCTTACCCAACTATCGGCTGAGAAGCATCTGCCTAAGGAAGTGGTGCTGGCTGCGATAGAGTCAGCACTCGCCTCCGCATACAGGAAGGATACTTTCGTCTCCGGTCAGGACATCTCAGCCAAGATTAACCCCAGCACTGGCGAAGTCAAGGTCTACGTCAGAAAGACAGTGGTTGAAAAGCCAACCGACCTACTACATGAGATAGCCATTGCCGAAGCTAAAAAGATCGAAAGAAATGCCCAGATTGGCGAAATAGTAAGCATAGAATCCACACCACCGAATGCCGGGCGTATCGCTGCTCAAACGGCAAGGCAAGTTATACTGCAGCGATTGCACGAGGCGGAACATCATGCAATTTTCGAGGAATTCACCGGAAAAGAGGGGGATATAGTTACTGCAATGGTGCAACGCATCACTCCGGAGCAAATTCATATTGATTTGGGTAAAGCTGAGGCAATACTTACTAGCAGCGAACAAGTGCACAATGAGCGCTATCGAATTGGGCAAAGGCTCAAATTATACGTCTTAGAGGTAACCAAGACCACCAGAGGACCTCAGATATTAGTGTCTCGCTCACATCGCAACCTGTTGCGAAGGCTTTTCGAACTTGAAATCCCAGAAATATATGGCGGCACCATAGAGATAAAGTCAATAGCTCGCGAGGCAGGCCATCGAAGCAAAGTGGCCGTAGCAGCACGCCAAGAAGGTATCGACCCTGTGGGTTGCTGTGTTGGGCTACGTGGCATCAGAATACAAAACATCGTGAATGAACTACATGGCGAAAAGATAGATGTTGTCGAATGGGCTGATGACCCAGCAGTGTTCATCGCCAATGCCCTCAGCCCCGCTCAAGCATCAAACGTTGAACTTAACGAATCGGAGAATACCGCTACAGTCGCTGTTCCTGATAAACAGTTATCGTTGGCCATCGGCAAGGAAGGGCAAAATGCCAGATTGGCGGCGAAACTAACAGGCTGGCGAATCGATATCAAGAGCAGCTCAGCGATCGAGGCAGAAAAGGCCAGTTTGGGCAAAGAAGCGGTCACTGAAGAGGAACTTCCTGGTCCAATACCCGTCAGCAAAGCAGAGGTAATCACTGAACAGGAGCCAGCCGGTGATGAGGAAAGCGTAGAAGTAGCCACAGCTCCAGCCGACTTCGAGCTTGTTTTGGCTGCCGAGATTACCTCACCAGCCAAATCTGCAGAGGCTCGACAAATTAGGTTCGCTGAAGATATCTTGCAAACGAAGCTAACTAAAACAAAGAGAAAAAAGAGCGGCAAGAAAGAGACGGACTTGGTGGAAGGCAAAAGCAAACCCAAGAAAGCACGCCAAAAATGGGTTGCCTCTTCTGAAGAAGACGAAATTGAAGAGCAATGA
- the uppS gene encoding di-trans,poly-cis-decaprenylcistransferase, which produces MIKLPDLKHLPQHVAIIMDGNGRWAKKRSLPRLAGHRQGVNTAQKIVEIFMEYKIPYLTLYAFSTENWSRPRGEIDGIFKILEERLEEGIKFAQENSIRIRHLGKPDGLPLRLQERVKRALELTQSNKRVTVNLAFNYGGRDEIVEAARSLIFGCISPQDINEKVFSQHLYTAGIPDPDLIIRTGGEMRLSNFLIWQSAYAEIYFTPALWPDFDKKEIDKALIAYNQRQRRFGGLPSD; this is translated from the coding sequence ATGATTAAACTGCCAGATTTAAAACATCTGCCTCAACACGTAGCCATTATCATGGATGGTAATGGACGGTGGGCAAAAAAACGCAGCTTGCCCAGATTAGCTGGACACAGACAGGGAGTTAACACAGCACAGAAGATAGTTGAAATCTTCATGGAATACAAGATCCCCTACCTCACTCTATATGCTTTCTCTACCGAGAATTGGAGCCGACCACGAGGTGAGATAGACGGGATATTTAAGATTCTGGAAGAAAGGCTAGAAGAAGGAATTAAGTTCGCCCAGGAAAATAGTATAAGAATACGCCACCTGGGTAAGCCCGATGGACTGCCACTAAGACTGCAGGAGAGAGTAAAACGAGCACTGGAGCTGACTCAGAGCAACAAACGGGTAACTGTGAATCTAGCTTTCAATTATGGGGGGAGAGATGAGATTGTTGAGGCGGCACGGAGTCTTATATTTGGCTGTATTTCGCCGCAAGATATCAATGAAAAGGTTTTCAGCCAACACCTCTATACTGCTGGCATACCCGACCCTGACCTAATCATCCGTACTGGAGGCGAAATGAGGCTGAGTAACTTTCTTATATGGCAGTCCGCCTACGCTGAGATCTATTTCACGCCAGCTTTATGGCCCGATTTTGATAAGAAAGAAATTGACAAAGCCCTTATTGCCTACAACCAACGCCAACGCCGTTTTGGTGGCTTACCATCAGATTAA